Sequence from the Prionailurus bengalensis isolate Pbe53 chromosome A3, Fcat_Pben_1.1_paternal_pri, whole genome shotgun sequence genome:
CTATTTAATTGTGGAAGACTTCTGGGGAGGAGTGAATCTACAGCACCTTGGGCCCCATGCCGGGAGCCCTACCTGCTGCCCCAGGCCTTCTGCGCTCAAGGACACGTTTCCTGCTCCTCACTCCAGCTTCCTGCCCCTCACTTAGCCTTCTCATCTTCCATTAgtgctttattttcttgcctCTAAGACCCCATACACAAAGTCAGGAGGGGAACAAAGTGGGGCAAGTGGGGAATTAAGACGAGGGTGTAGAAGTTGGGGCTTTTCCACTAGTGGGCAGGGGGTGGTCCCAAACAGATCTCTGCTCAGAGGCagcctctccccaaccccctcaGTCCGCTGAATCTGGTGGTGAGTGACGGCATGAGAACTGGCACCTACCCAGGGGCATGATGTCACACCTGCGCCAGCGTCTGCCTGCTGGGCTCCACGCCCAGCCTGGCATTGGGGCATCACTGCCCAGCagcccctcaccctgccccatCAGGGCTCGGGCTTCACATCTCTGCCCTGACCCTCTGGAAACAAATCCAAGGAAAGGGGAGCCAGAGCACGGAAAGATCTAGATCAACCAAGTATGTCCAGGAGGCCTCCCAGAACCTGGTGGGGGCCtgcttgggctctgcactggggaaGGTGGAATGAGGAACCTGAATGTCAGCTCTTCTTGCTCAAATTCCCTCGGCTCAGAGACCAGGCCTTGTTCTGTGCTCAGACCAAAGCCTTGCACCTCCCTGGAGTTGCTGCAGGCCCAGAGTCCTTCTGATGTGTGGGCAGAGGAGGAACTGCTGGGCACGTTTTTTTGTCTGAAATGGACAAAGCTGGCAGGGGCTACAGAGCTACGTGCCCACTGCCTCTCGCCGCTGCCCTTTGCTCAGGAGTCCCTCGGGTTCCATGAGCGTGGTCTGGGGGCCTGGAAGCCATCTTTCTCAAAGTCCTGCTGGCTCCCAGGACTGTGGTTTTCATTCCTGCTCTGCCATTAGCTTGTTGGGTGACTGTTGGCAAGCCACGAAGAGTGAAACACACACCTTCATCTCTTTGTGGCTCTTGTGACCCAGGAAGATTGCTGCTTGCCCTCCCCACAAGGAGACAAGGAACAGAGAGGGTCAGCTCCTGGGGAgtagaagacagaaaggaagtgCATTAGTCTAGGAAGTCTCTTTGATGTGCAGCCTTTGGGGCCTTGCTTGGGCAGGAACCCCCTGCGAGTAGCAGAGCAGCCGAAGGGGCCTCTTGGCACCCTCTGACCCCTGAGCCCAAGTCTCAGCCCCTGCCGTGATTCCCTGGCTTCCTGCTCCTTCTTGAGAGAAGGCCTGGGTTCAGCCCAACTCCACTCCTTACCAAATCACCTCAGCTCTCAAAGATGGTAAATGGAGGTGTGAGTCTACATCCCAGACCTTTCGTGAGGATCGAATATGCGAGAGCCGTTTGTAAGTTAAACAGCTTGCCCAAGTAGAAGGTCAGACTGTTACTCTCTTCATTTAAGAAGTGACTGCCTTCTGTTCCACCCTCTCCGGGGCTTCTCAGGGTCCCCTTCCCTTTCTGCATGGCCACAGCAGCAACCCCTCCCTGGGGGGGTGTGAGCGAGGGCGTAGGGAGATAAGTGCTAACTGcatggagcagggaggggggagcaaGCCTTCAGTTCCACCTGTCCTCACACCTTGAGCCTGACACGTGGTCCTGCGGGCTGGGCTACTCTGGGGAGCACTCACACTTGGAGTTCTTCATGCCTTTCCCAGAGCGGACCTGTTGGTTAGGTGTGGCAGGGGATAAGAGAACAGAGATGTCTAGGATTCTGTCCTTGGCCTCTGGGAGGTTGTGGCTAGCCATGTTCTGGGAAGAGCCTCCACCACTTTGAGTTTCTGGGAGAGGTTGCCTTGATGGTTTTGTCGGGGGTCCCAGAGCTGCTCCACGGGCCTGGGAGTGCCGTCACCCgtgggatggggggggagggggcggatcACAGCCCCGGCCCTCCGCCTTCTTCAGCTGCCTCTGACGAGACTGCTCAGGGGCAGGGCTTTGCAGAGGGTGCAGAGGAAGAGTAGTGAGGGTGCAGCCGGTGTGGACGTCAGAGCCAGCTCTGGACCAAGGAATAGGGTTAAAGGATGTGTTTGCCCAGTGCTGATTGAGGGCACAGGGACAGTGGTAGCTATGGGactggaaggggggggggcctCATTACTCAGTGAGATGGACGGGCAAGCTGGAGGTCATACAGTCACTCCCGAGTGaccctatgtgtgtgtgttcgcTAGGAACCATCACGCCACCATAACTGACGGGGGCTCTGTAAACAGTGACGATTTCTGTCTCAGTTTCTGGGTGTGGGTGTCTGACTAAGGCTGCTTGGAGCAGGGTGTCTGTGTGAGTGCCGGAAGGGGAAGCAGGTACAAAGGCCTGGGAGAGAAATGGCTATAATATCTATTGTCAGCTCAGTCTGAGGTTGTGAATGCGGGTGCCTGGGTTTACCTGATTGTGCTAGGAGGTAGCCAGGACTCCTCCTTGTGGGGACTCTTACCAGCTCAGCCACTCATCTTCCCGCATGGTCCCATTTAAACATGGGACcatgttttagaaaaagaattatttttgctgTTATCCGTAAGTAGAGACCTCAAGACCCAGGGGACAGACATTGTCCAGGGTCTTGCCTTGGACTGGGGGGAAGAAACCAGGGTTCCTTACCATTCTACACATGATCTCTTCGTATTGTGGCGTCCTGGAAAAATCACTGTCTAGGGAATCAGGCCACCTCGTTCTTGCCTTGGTTCTGCCCCTTACTGGTTATAGGAGGTCCCAGGCCTTCATTTCCATACCTTGGAAAGCAGGAGTTTGGATGGGATTATCTGGAAGGCCTTTCCAATTCTGATCGTCCTTGGTTCTCAGCCCCAAGCACCTTAAATTCTCCTTCCTCTAGTTGCAGTCTCTGACTGGGACTTCCCTTTATTACTTTGTGCAGAGTCCATGGGCCCTGGCCTGATCAAGGCTGCTTGTCCCAGTTTCTAACAGGACACAGGGGAGATGTCACCATCTTTGGGAGAGGAGAGTTTCGAAGCAGCAGTGAAGGACTGGCTCTTTGCCCCAGAATTAGTCTCTTGGGCTCAGAGTGTCAGAGCCTCATTCAGGGACTCACTTCCCTACCTGGAATGGCAGCCCATGTCCAGGAGTGTCCTGACAATACCTGTGTACCCTGCACAGGGTCCCTGATGGGCCTGGGTGACATTATCTCACAGCAGCTGGTGGAGAGGCGAGGTCTGCGGGAACACCAGACTGGCCGGACCCTGACCATGGTCTCTGTGGGCTGTGGCTTTGTGGTAAGTTCCGCCCACAGCCGGGCTGCTGGAGGATCGGACGGTGGCCTTAGTTCCATGTCATTCTTTAGTTTCCCTTGGCCTCTCTCCATCTAAGCCAACCTTGAGTGTGTGCTTCCACTGGGATTTGGTTTCTAATCCTTGAAGAGAGGAGCTTTGTGATTGATGCAAAAGCCAAGTGCTTCCCTCACTGCATACCCTCTCTCCTCCCCGGGGTTCACTTTCAGGGCCCCGTAGTGGGAGGCTGGTACAGGGTTTTGGACCGGCTCATCCCTGGCACCACCAAGGTAGATGCGCTGAAGAAGATGCTGTTGGATCAGGTGAGCCGAAGGAGAAGGGGCTCAGGAGGGGTGAGCGGTGCTGGGGGAGGGCGGGCGTTGAGGTGCTCACAGACCTTTAATTCTTCTCCCCTAGGGGGGCTTTGCCCCTTGTTTTCTAGGCTGTTTCCTCCCACTGGTAGGAGCACTCAACGGACTGTCAGCCCAGGACAACTGGGCCAAGCTACGGCAGGTGAGCTGGGCAGGTGTGGGGCAGCCTCTGGTCTCTGGCCGGCAGCCCGGCAGTCCCAGGGGAACGACGCAGGTTTCATGGGGACGAGCCAGGTGGAGTCCGGGCAGAGTCCCAGGCTCTGGAGAAGAGGAGCTGATGGGTGTGGCACAGACTTCCTTGAACAGAAGTCTGTGTGGGGTGTGACACACAGACCAGGAGGTGGGGGCGGCTTGGAAGTAAGTGCGAGGGTCAGTTtgttccttctttgtctcctcagGACTATCCTGATGCCCTCATCACCAACTACTATGTAAGCGATGACACCGCCCCTGCCCGTCCTGCTTTCTTGAGTCCAGACGTGCCCGGGATGGGGGTCCTCCTGACATAGAAGCCCCTCCGTTGGGATGAGTGGGCACCACACTCAGGGAAGCACTCACTCAGCTGCTCACCTTGTTCTTGTCTGCAGAAGTCGGAGTGAGACCAGGCAGTGAGTCCGGGGGTCGGGTGATGGAGGCAGCCCCCCAACCTTTACCTTCGTTCTCTTCTAGCTCTGGCCTGCTGTGCAGTTAGCCAACTTCTACCTGGTCCCCCTTCATTACAGGTAAGACAGGTTCTGCCCCCACCCATCAAAGAAGATGCATAAGGCGATTCTCCTTTCAACCTCGAATCACATTAGAGCCTCCCAGAACATTGCCCCAGCCGCAGCGCCTCACACTCTCAAGCATTTTATTCAGAACCTCTTATCCATTACAGAGCCTGTCCCAGCACCTGCCCACTGACCTTCTTTCATCTTCCTGGAGAGACTCTTGCTCCACAGCCCTGTCTCCGTCCCACCTGAGCTCCCACCTTTGATGGCATATCTGCAGGGacagtgcctggggtgggggtgggaggcaacAGCCTAGGTTAGACAGAAGGGTAGATGGAAGAGCCAAGTGGGAACCTGGCCAGGTTAGTCCACTGCAGAGTATTACTTTACCCTAGTAATAAAGGTAGTTGCTGAAACCACAGTAAAAATATAGTGGAACTCAAGGTGAGTAGTTGAAACTATTGGGGATGAAGGGATTTGGGGAACAGGGAAAAATATGAACTCTTCAGAGGGGACAGAGTCGACATTGACATGAATAGCATAGCTTAAAGGAAGAATTGGGGAGCAGATTCTCAACATTAGAGTCTTTGCAACACTCTTTGAAACTAGAGGAAGGTAAATTTACAATAAGGAGAAGGAGGTGCCACTTTACATGGCAGGCAGCGCAGTTTTGGAAGATAAAATCCCAGCTGGTATAAGACAGACCGACACGTGTAGTCAGAAGGAGCCTGGACAGGAGTGAATCAGAGCCACACTTGGCAAGATGAGGGTGTTCAACTTTGAGGCTCTTGTCCAGCAGACAGAGCTCTGGGGCAGTGCCAGACCCCAACCTGCTTGTCCTCCGGTCTGAGCCACACGTCCCTCCAGGGCTGAAGGAAGGAGACCTGAATGTGGACGTTCTCAGAGACAAGCCCTCCTTTTCTGTTGCACTTTCCTagctctccccgcccccttgCTTGCTCCCCATTCTTCACCATCCTCACGCCGCCCCTCCTGTCCCGTAGACTGGCCGTTGTCCAGTGTGTGGCTGTTCTCTGGAACTCCTACCTGTCCTGGAAGGCTCACCGGCTCTAGGCCCGCCTCACTCCATTGCCTGCACTTGTGGGGATGCCGCTTGACCCTGGAGCCACCAGACAGCCTCCTCAGAGTGGGCACATCAGCTTTCCTGGGGTTCCGTGCCACTCAGAACTTAATGGGCTTTGCACCCGCCTCCTCttgaaaccattaaaaccctTCTAATGGTTTTGTACAACCACCACCATAAACGTTCGTTGTACTGTATGGTCTTGTCAACCTTCGTTTATACTCATATCCCAGCAGTGCCACTCACCCCCCACTCTTCAGAGACACGTCTGTTCTCTAACCTTCCCAGCCCTACAGTAACTCCAGCTCTTTGGGGGCCACAGACCCTTTATGTGGTGCCTCCAGAAGTATGCTATTAAATATGTAGTCTGAAACCTGCAAAAGCGGTGAGTAGGACGCAGCAGAAACCTATGGGGCAGTAAGAATTTCTAGAGCTGGAAAGAAGTCTAGAGACACCAACCCTGATcttcttttacagatgagcacACCCAGGTCCATATAAGTGAGGTGACCTGTCCGTACCACCAACCAGTGGCAGAGTGGAAACTTGAACCCACATGCTATAGGTGAATGTTTGTAtcccctccaaaattcatgttaaaGACCTAATGCCCAAAGTGATAGgtggtagggcctttgggaggtgattaggtcatgagggatTAATGTCCTTCTAAAGCAGCCCCAGGGAgatccctcaccccttccaccatgtgaggacacagtgagaaggtacTTTTTCTGCAGGTCAGCAAGTGGGTTCTCACTAGAGAACCAGCGCCGTCAGCTTGGACCtcccagcttctagaactgtgacaaataaatatttgtttataagaCGCCGAGTTGATATTTTTGTTGTAGCAATGTGAAGAGACTGAGACAGGTTCCCCGACTTCCTAAGTGATCTTCACTGGAGATCAAAGGTATAGTAATACTGTGGCTGTGATTCCCAGAAGAAAAACTCACATGGCTAAAATACCACTTTGGGGCAAACTCAGTAGATGGACCCACATTTGTGGTCTGAAAGCACCCAGAGGCCAGAGACCCTCCTTTTAATGGTGCCTCACCTAGACTGCCCTAGAATTTAGACCACGGGGCTGGAATAAGATCAAGAATCCCGCCTGCCTTGCTGCCTCTGGGGTGGTAACCAGAGTCCTAGCTGGGAGCCGGCTGTGCTCCTGATGGCCTTAGGTTGCGGAACTGCTAGCCAGGCTAGGGGCTAGGTCTGAGCAGCACAACCTCTCAGTGCCTCCGGCCCCTTCTAGAGGCAAACAGCAGGGTGGGCGCCACTGACAGCCCAGCGGTCCAGCCTCTCTTTTGTGTGCCACGGGAGGCTGGCTACCTGACTGGTCTGATCTGGGGATCGCCCTAATCCCTGCCGGCAGGTagaggactctctctctctctctctctctctctcatggctCCCAGCGCAGTCGTTAAGCCCCGCCGGCTTCTCGCTCTCCTAAATCTGGGGCCGCTTCCAGCCCTGGCGCCAGAAGGCAGAGTCTCTGGTTCTGAGGTGCGCCCCTCCGGGTCTCGCAAGTGGCAGGACTCGAGGCTGCGGCCGTCATTGCTTCTACAATCAGTGCATGTTCCTCGCTGACGTCAGTAGGAGCTGTCCGGGAGCTATATAAGGCTGGCGGCGGTCCCGGGACAGACCCCGTGTTCCCCAAGGCGCCTTCAGCCCGCCCGGGGGACAGAGACTGGAGCGCCGTCCTGCAACGTGCAGACGCTCTCCGGCAACCTGTGAGTGGCTCGGAGGAGCATCCGCCCTGACTCCCTCAGCACCCGGACTCGTCGCATAGCTCACCCATCGCGACTCGCtcagagggacggagagaggacAGGGTGGCGCTGGGCTGGGCTGCGGCTGGAGGGAAGGCTGTGGGCACGGGCGGCAGCCGCAGGGGCCCGGCGGGGGAGCTGGATGAGCGCGGGAAGGGGAGTGGCGCCACCTGCCCCGGGCGCATCTCACCCTGCGCTATGCCTGTGTGTCCAGGGCCGGCGGCACCATGAGGCAGGTGGGACGCGCGGCGCTGCTGGCGGCGCTGCTGCTCCTGGCGGCGCTGCGCCCGGGGAGCAGCCAGTGGAGCCCGGAGGCGGCGGTCGCGGGGGTCCGGGACCCGAGTCTGCGCTGGAGCCCTGGGGCGCGGAACCAGGACGGCGGGGCCCGCGCGCTACTCTTGCTGCTGGCCGAGCGCTTCCCGCGCCGCGCGGGGCCGGGAGGATGGGGACCCCGGACTGCGGGAGAACGGCCAAGACGGGACGACCCTCCGCTATCCATTGACCTCACCTTCCACCTGCTGCGGACCCTGCTGGAGCTGGCGCGGACGCAGAGTCAGCGGGAGCGCGCCGAGCAGAACCGCATTATATTCGAGTCCGTGGGCAAGTGATCTTCGGGGGGGTCTGCGGCCACGAGAACCTCGACCCCCGTCCTCCACCCCCTGGGCCGGGACGTGCGCGACTGGAACTGACCCAGTCCCGCCGGGCTATAGCGGCCCAGGGATGCCCTGAGCACTCTGTGCGTCACCAGTTTTTAATAAAAGTGCTGAAGAGCCTTTGGCCTCGGTTGTGGGGCGCAGGGAGCCACGGCAGGATGGGAGCCCGGGGGAAAGTGCGGCCTCCTATGCCGGCGGGAGGGAACCAGATGCTGCATGAGGGCTCCCGCAGAACGGCTTTCAGCCAGGACCCCATGTCCCCATCGCCCCCAGGAACTCAAGTCCTGGTGCCGTCGCACCACCCCGACCCTCCTCCCTTGGCACTGGGCTAGCGAACCCGTGCCCTACAGGGGTCATTCCActtccgcccccccccgccccccccccccccgcaaatgATCCCAGATCGGGAGAAGGGCGGGATGATGGTGGGGTCGCCTCCGAAGCCGAGGCTGAGAGTGAGCAGTGAAAGGAGCTGCGGGTTTGGACTCGTTAGCCCTTTATTGAGTCCCTCCCCCGCGGCGGGGTGCCGAGCTGTGTGGCGCGGTGGTCTCTGCGCAGGTCCTCCGCGACCCGAGCGCCAGGCCCCAGGTGCGCGGGCTCCCCAAAGCGGGGGCGGGTCAGTGCCCGCCGGTGCCTGGGAAAGAAAGCTCGGTGGGCAGGCGCTCCGAAGGTACTTGGCGGCTCCGGACTCCAGCTCACCCACTTTCCCCAGTGGGTTTCTCCTCTACCTCCCGACCCAACTCGGTCTTCCCAAGCCCCAGAGTAAAGGCTGGTGGGAAAGTGTAGTTCTGCACGCGCGCTAGGGGGCGCGCCCCTCCTGCCGGGGGTTGGGAGGCTCCCAGCGATCCCCGTGCCACAGGAAGGCCATCATCGAAGAGGGGACCGGAGCGTAGGGCCAGCCCCGCCGGGCCCTTCAGGCCACACTCACCTTCCGGCCCATCCGGCCGCTCTTCCTCTGGCCCCGCGctgccctcttccccctccaACGCCAcctcctcat
This genomic interval carries:
- the MPV17 gene encoding protein Mpv17 — its product is MALWRAYQRALTVHPWKVQVLTAGSLMGLGDIISQQLVERRGLREHQTGRTLTMVSVGCGFVGPVVGGWYRVLDRLIPGTTKVDALKKMLLDQGGFAPCFLGCFLPLVGALNGLSAQDNWAKLRQDYPDALITNYYLWPAVQLANFYLVPLHYRLAVVQCVAVLWNSYLSWKAHRL
- the UCN gene encoding urocortin, producing the protein MRQVGRAALLAALLLLAALRPGSSQWSPEAAVAGVRDPSLRWSPGARNQDGGARALLLLLAERFPRRAGPGGWGPRTAGERPRRDDPPLSIDLTFHLLRTLLELARTQSQRERAEQNRIIFESVGK